A window of the Euzebya pacifica genome harbors these coding sequences:
- a CDS encoding S8 family serine peptidase, with translation MIQYPARPNRLLSAALAVTMALFLTVSATGASAGGRGNHTATVATNGPLTLAQVAEAIGADDLHDRGLTGAGVGVALIDTGVVPVPGLDGPGKVINGPDLSFESQIAALRYLDTYGHGTHIAGIIAGTGIDDSSRGLASGAHLVNVKIAGHDGAVDVTQAIAAIDWTVAHADELGIRIINLSYGTTGVQPVEVDPLAAAVGRAWDAGIVVVVAAGNEGFGSASLNAPATHPRVIAAGAADLRDTSTIDDDIVALFSSTGDRTRHPDIVAPGTSITSLRNPGSTIDTEHASARVGDALFLGSGSSQAAAVVSGAIALLIEDNPQLQPEQVNQLLRTTSANLLHADRRSRGQGMLDISRAAARDVSDGAREAFTHLGTGSLEASRNGEHVAHDEVELDTEVDIHGVSWVGTNHAWDGGVYRGVRWTGDCFCTDSFAGPAWSPAVWSTSFTGQEWGSADEFSGRSWSGRSWSGRSWSGRSWSGRSWSGRSWSGRSWSTGAWR, from the coding sequence ATGATCCAGTATCCCGCACGCCCGAACCGCCTCCTCAGCGCCGCCCTCGCAGTGACGATGGCCCTGTTCCTCACCGTGTCCGCCACCGGGGCCTCCGCTGGAGGGCGTGGCAACCACACCGCCACCGTCGCAACGAACGGACCGCTCACCCTCGCGCAGGTCGCCGAGGCCATCGGGGCCGACGACCTGCACGACCGCGGCCTCACCGGTGCCGGGGTCGGCGTCGCCCTGATCGACACCGGCGTGGTCCCCGTCCCGGGTCTCGACGGCCCGGGCAAGGTCATCAACGGCCCCGACCTGTCCTTCGAGTCCCAGATCGCGGCGCTGCGCTACCTCGACACCTACGGCCACGGCACCCACATCGCGGGGATCATCGCCGGCACCGGGATCGACGACTCCTCCCGCGGTTTGGCCTCCGGGGCGCACCTGGTCAACGTCAAGATCGCCGGTCACGACGGCGCCGTCGACGTGACCCAGGCCATCGCCGCCATCGATTGGACCGTGGCCCACGCCGACGAGCTCGGCATCAGGATCATCAACCTCTCCTACGGCACCACGGGGGTGCAGCCCGTCGAGGTCGACCCGCTCGCCGCCGCCGTCGGCCGGGCCTGGGACGCCGGCATCGTCGTCGTCGTCGCCGCCGGCAACGAAGGGTTCGGCAGCGCATCGCTGAACGCCCCGGCCACCCACCCACGGGTCATCGCCGCTGGTGCCGCGGACCTGCGGGACACCTCCACCATCGACGACGACATCGTGGCGCTGTTCTCCAGCACCGGCGACCGTACGCGCCACCCGGACATCGTCGCACCGGGCACCTCCATCACCAGCCTGCGCAACCCGGGCTCGACCATCGACACCGAGCACGCGTCCGCCCGTGTCGGCGACGCCCTCTTCCTGGGCTCGGGGTCCTCCCAGGCGGCCGCGGTCGTCTCCGGCGCGATCGCGCTGCTGATCGAGGACAACCCGCAGCTGCAGCCCGAGCAGGTCAACCAGCTGCTCCGCACGACGAGCGCCAACCTCCTGCACGCCGACCGGCGCAGCAGGGGCCAGGGCATGCTCGACATCAGCCGGGCCGCGGCCCGTGACGTGTCCGACGGGGCACGGGAAGCGTTCACCCACCTGGGGACGGGCAGCCTGGAGGCGAGCCGCAACGGCGAGCACGTGGCCCACGACGAGGTCGAGCTCGACACCGAGGTCGACATCCACGGCGTCTCGTGGGTCGGCACGAACCATGCATGGGACGGTGGCGTCTACCGCGGCGTGCGGTGGACCGGCGACTGCTTCTGCACCGACTCCTTCGCCGGACCGGCATGGAGCCCGGCGGTGTGGTCGACCAGCTTCACCGGGCAGGAGTGGGGTTCCGCCGACGAGTTCAGCGGACGCTCGTGGTCGGGGCGGTCGTGGTCGGGTCGTTCCTGGTCTGGACGGTCGTGGTCAGGGCGGTCGTGGTCGGGACGGTCCTGGAGCGGCCGCAGCTGGTCGACCGGGGCCTGGAGGTAG
- a CDS encoding PH domain-containing protein, whose product MTRLIIPRVLSIGLLLVGAVTVVVAGIGLSRRLAALGGNQITPLTSPFGMVWTGVGLLVGVLLLRVGIRWVVTSVTVDEEGLHVRRLSGMTDLPYAALKGVVLQQSGSTPALRLVLHEGETIVLPGWSLRAVHDDGEVEPAGPALQRLGAIHRFKVKHATLLGPVEGGPRP is encoded by the coding sequence GTGACGCGTCTGATCATCCCCCGGGTGCTGTCGATCGGCCTGCTGCTGGTCGGGGCAGTGACCGTTGTCGTGGCCGGGATCGGGCTGTCCCGGCGGCTGGCGGCGCTGGGCGGCAACCAGATCACCCCGTTGACGTCGCCGTTCGGCATGGTGTGGACCGGTGTCGGCCTGCTGGTCGGGGTCCTGCTGCTCCGCGTGGGGATCCGGTGGGTGGTCACGTCGGTGACGGTTGACGAGGAAGGGCTGCACGTCCGCCGGTTGTCGGGGATGACCGACCTGCCCTACGCGGCGCTGAAGGGGGTGGTCCTGCAGCAGTCCGGCAGCACGCCTGCACTGCGGTTGGTCCTCCACGAGGGCGAGACGATCGTCCTGCCCGGCTGGAGCCTACGGGCCGTGCACGACGACGGCGAGGTCGAACCGGCTGGGCCGGCGCTGCAACGGCTCGGGGCGATCCACCGGTTCAAGGTGAAGCACGCCACCCTGCTCGGCCCGGTCGAGGGCGGCCCCCGCCCCTGA
- a CDS encoding S8 family serine peptidase — MSWSVRVRASAAAILGVVVAAVLVQPAMADADMVSVIVRSEQSTAHAAAAVRDAGGDVELTLEVIDGVAAEVPADRVADLRAADLTITPDERIQPLADSRVDATQPVTVRTVVDVTGAEDYWASGATGAGVGVALIDTGVAPVQGLDAGQVRHGPDLSFEANAPELRHLDTYGHGTHMAGLIVGRDADAHPTRPDAGGFLGMAPDAHLISLKVADAHGVTDVSQVIAAIDWVVTHHDDPGLNIRVLNLSYGTYSRQRYTTDPLSHAAEAAWDAGIVVVAAAGNDGDTVRGLTTPAIDPRILAVGAVDTNDSSLDWRWRPLSFSARGDGSRNPDLLAPGASVASLRVPGSQLDLLYGDTATVDERFFKGSGTSQSAAIVSGAAALVVGANPRWTPDMVKAALLANGDRLGREFTPETGQLALRLDTMAGATPPNRIPTHRPSAGGGDLDATRGDAVLATADGVELTGNRDIFGQPLDTAALAKGLANGGTWVDGAWNGNQWTGHGWDGLRWIGLAWTGTDWAGHQWSGHQWSGHQWSGHQWSGGEWAGHQWSGHQWSGHQWSNATWSSASWR, encoded by the coding sequence GTGTCCTGGTCAGTGCGTGTCCGAGCATCCGCGGCCGCGATCCTTGGGGTCGTGGTCGCCGCCGTGCTCGTGCAGCCGGCCATGGCGGATGCCGACATGGTGTCGGTGATCGTCCGCAGCGAGCAGTCCACCGCCCACGCGGCAGCCGCTGTCCGTGACGCGGGCGGGGACGTCGAGCTGACGCTCGAGGTCATCGACGGCGTGGCCGCCGAGGTGCCCGCCGACCGGGTGGCCGACCTGCGTGCCGCCGACCTGACCATCACCCCCGACGAGCGGATCCAACCGCTCGCCGACTCGCGGGTCGACGCCACCCAGCCCGTGACCGTCCGAACGGTCGTCGACGTCACCGGCGCCGAGGACTACTGGGCCTCCGGTGCGACGGGCGCCGGGGTGGGCGTGGCGTTGATCGACACCGGCGTCGCCCCGGTGCAGGGCCTCGACGCCGGCCAGGTCCGGCACGGTCCCGACCTGTCCTTCGAGGCCAACGCCCCCGAGCTGCGGCACCTCGACACCTACGGCCACGGGACCCACATGGCCGGGCTGATCGTCGGACGCGATGCCGACGCCCATCCGACGCGCCCCGATGCCGGCGGCTTCCTCGGCATGGCGCCGGACGCCCACCTGATCAGCCTCAAGGTCGCCGACGCGCATGGCGTCACCGACGTCTCGCAGGTCATCGCGGCCATCGACTGGGTCGTCACCCATCACGACGACCCCGGCCTGAACATCCGCGTCCTCAACCTGTCCTACGGCACCTACTCGCGCCAGCGCTACACCACCGACCCGCTGTCCCACGCCGCCGAGGCCGCATGGGACGCCGGCATCGTCGTCGTGGCCGCGGCCGGCAACGACGGCGACACCGTCAGGGGACTGACCACTCCCGCCATCGACCCGCGGATCCTCGCGGTTGGTGCCGTCGACACCAACGACTCCTCCCTCGACTGGCGTTGGCGTCCGCTGTCGTTCTCCGCACGGGGTGACGGCAGCCGCAACCCCGACCTGCTGGCCCCCGGTGCGTCCGTGGCCAGCCTGCGGGTCCCCGGCTCGCAGCTGGACCTGCTGTACGGCGACACCGCGACGGTCGACGAACGGTTCTTCAAGGGCAGCGGCACCTCCCAGTCCGCTGCGATCGTGTCCGGGGCCGCCGCCCTCGTCGTCGGTGCCAACCCGCGCTGGACCCCTGACATGGTCAAGGCGGCTTTGCTGGCCAACGGCGACCGGTTGGGGCGCGAGTTCACCCCCGAGACGGGCCAGCTGGCCCTCCGGCTGGACACGATGGCCGGTGCCACCCCGCCCAACCGCATCCCCACCCACCGGCCCTCCGCAGGTGGCGGCGACCTCGACGCCACCCGCGGCGACGCCGTGCTGGCCACCGCCGACGGCGTCGAGCTGACCGGCAACCGCGACATCTTCGGCCAGCCCCTGGACACCGCTGCCCTGGCCAAGGGCCTGGCCAACGGCGGCACCTGGGTCGACGGCGCCTGGAACGGCAACCAGTGGACCGGCCACGGCTGGGACGGGCTCCGCTGGATCGGACTGGCGTGGACCGGCACCGACTGGGCCGGCCACCAGTGGTCGGGGCATCAGTGGTCGGGGCATCAGTGGTCGGGGCACCAGTGGTCCGGCGGAGAGTGGGCGGGTCACCAGTGGTCGGGCCACCAGTGGTCGGGGCACCAGTGGTCGAACGCGACATGGAGCTCCGCCTCGTGGCGATGA
- a CDS encoding S8 family serine peptidase codes for MLLLLAAMLAALLQIPPSPAGELVSVIVRSTDSAAAAGAAVLDAGGQVVRTLDVVDAVAAQVPIHALDTLDDDHTVTRDHRLAMHGRHNSGDETYTVRTAIDVTGADRYWARGATGEGVGVALIDTGVAPVQGLDGQVIHGPDLSFEASATSLRSLDTFGHGTHMAGLIAGRDPGASPESFASRPDDFLGMAPDAHVISLKVADSRGATDVSQVIAAIDWVITHRDDPGLNIRVLNLSFGTYPDQGYETDPLAHAAEAAWDHGIVVVAAAGNDGDERVGLTSPAYSPRVIAVGAVDTHGSTRYSHWNPLSFSARGDGHRNPDILAPGSSLASLRVPGSFLDQAYGDTAVVDGRFFKGSGTSQAAALVSGAAALVVSANPSWTPDMVKDALLEEANGLRPGAGFTRITGKDALRMHQMHGVTPNASVQRDVPATGGGSLDASRGDAVLESPSGVRLSGEVDIFGAPVDTAALAQALETGGSWVGGTWNGNQWSGNQWSGNQWSGNQWSGTDWAGNQWSGNQWSGNQWSGNQWSGNQWSGNQWSGNQWSNATWSATTWR; via the coding sequence GTGCTTCTCCTGCTCGCGGCCATGCTCGCGGCGCTCCTCCAGATACCCCCGTCACCTGCTGGTGAGCTGGTATCGGTCATCGTGCGCAGCACGGACTCGGCGGCTGCCGCTGGCGCCGCCGTGCTCGACGCCGGCGGGCAGGTCGTCCGAACGCTTGACGTGGTCGACGCCGTCGCCGCGCAGGTCCCGATCCATGCGCTGGACACCCTCGACGACGACCACACCGTCACCCGCGACCACCGGCTCGCCATGCACGGTCGCCACAACAGCGGTGACGAGACCTACACGGTCCGTACCGCCATCGACGTCACCGGCGCCGACAGGTACTGGGCGCGCGGCGCCACCGGTGAGGGGGTCGGCGTTGCGCTGATCGACACCGGTGTCGCACCCGTCCAGGGGCTCGACGGCCAGGTGATCCACGGCCCGGACCTCTCCTTCGAGGCCAGCGCCACCAGCCTGCGCTCCCTCGACACCTTCGGGCACGGCACGCACATGGCCGGCCTCATCGCCGGCCGCGACCCCGGTGCGTCCCCCGAGAGCTTCGCCAGCCGGCCGGACGACTTCCTCGGCATGGCTCCCGACGCCCACGTCATCAGCCTGAAGGTCGCTGACTCCCGCGGCGCGACCGATGTGTCGCAGGTCATCGCCGCGATCGACTGGGTCATCACCCATCGTGACGACCCCGGCCTCAACATCCGTGTGCTGAACCTCTCCTTCGGCACCTACCCCGACCAGGGCTACGAGACCGATCCGCTGGCCCATGCTGCGGAGGCCGCCTGGGACCACGGCATCGTCGTGGTCGCCGCTGCCGGCAACGACGGCGACGAGCGCGTCGGCCTGACCTCGCCGGCCTACAGCCCGAGGGTCATCGCCGTCGGCGCGGTCGACACCCACGGCAGCACCCGGTACTCACACTGGAACCCCCTGTCGTTCTCCGCCCGCGGTGACGGACATCGCAACCCCGACATCCTCGCACCGGGCTCGTCGCTTGCCAGCCTCCGGGTGCCCGGCTCCTTCCTCGACCAGGCGTACGGCGACACCGCCGTCGTCGACGGACGCTTCTTCAAGGGGTCCGGCACCTCGCAGGCCGCCGCGCTCGTCTCGGGTGCTGCCGCGCTGGTCGTCAGCGCGAACCCGTCGTGGACCCCCGACATGGTCAAGGACGCGCTGCTCGAGGAGGCCAACGGGCTTCGGCCCGGTGCCGGGTTCACCCGGATCACCGGCAAGGACGCCCTGCGCATGCACCAGATGCACGGGGTCACCCCGAACGCATCCGTGCAGCGCGACGTCCCCGCGACCGGTGGCGGCAGCCTCGACGCCTCCCGCGGCGATGCGGTCCTGGAGTCCCCCAGCGGGGTGCGGTTGTCCGGAGAGGTCGACATCTTCGGTGCACCCGTGGACACCGCAGCGCTGGCCCAGGCCCTCGAGACCGGCGGCTCCTGGGTCGGCGGCACATGGAACGGCAACCAGTGGTCGGGCAACCAGTGGTCGGGCAACCAGTGGTCCGGCAACCAGTGGTCCGGAACCGACTGGGCCGGCAACCAGTGGTCGGGCAACCAGTGGTCGGGCAACCAGTGGTCCGGGAACCAGTGGTCGGGCAACCAGTGGTCCGGCAACCAGTGGTCCGGCAACCAGTGGTCCAACGCGACCTGGAGTGCCACGACGTGGCGGTGA
- a CDS encoding putative bifunctional diguanylate cyclase/phosphodiesterase: MNRRAAVRVWGLIGLLAVGALVLFMGPVRSLPFATPPVELPWWGFAIGFAATEYFVIHLHLRRDAHSLSLSELPLLLGYGFLAAPTLLLARLLGAAFTLVVLRRQVSAKLAFNLSLFALEAVVGLIIFRSILGAHPPTDSRAWIAAGAATLATDVLGSVAISAAIWSTEGRVQLGMLREVGVIGTFLALCNAAVGVLVLSVLWTSTEAIVPLVAVAAFMYIGYRAHLMLRQRHANLQMLYRFTSATARSGDTREAAAAMLAEVCELLRCEAAEFALVQPDGQVVLRLRLQDDRLLVDDDLPAVDVAEIQWCLSQTAGGAVRFSGSSLPPPVRAHMEGLTLKDVMLAPIALELAEYHVGIVVAANRTSEVSTFDDEDVELFEALARHAGVALENGRLVERLQSEAAEKAHQANHDSLTGLPNRKLFQVELTAACQTSLDDGTGFAVLLLDLDNFKDVNDTLGHATGDLLLQEVALRLSASLRPGDSVARLGGDEFAVLVRDVAPDAAMVVADRLIQKLNRPCALDGIAVDVRASLGVATCPQHAGDPDELLQRADVAMYAAKHDGRGPVMYAPELDVHTHRRLALAAELRTAIRERRIGVAYQPKVRLSDDVVVGAEALARWNHPEMGQIGPDEFIPIAEETGLIRELTTHVLHRAIEDAQVWHARGHLISVAVNISARSVIDQDFPAHLTDLLRTTGIAPHLLTLEVTESSMMTDREQAVANLTAIAALGVELSIDDFGTGFSSMAYLKRLPLDEIKIDQGFIRTMLVDESDAVIVRSILDLAHNLGMSTVAEGVEDTATSDALLALGCGVAQGYLWSRPVSASALLQLLVHEDRSVVPVSAARPVAI, from the coding sequence GTGAACCGCAGGGCTGCTGTACGCGTGTGGGGGCTCATCGGCCTCCTCGCCGTCGGCGCGCTCGTCCTGTTCATGGGTCCGGTCCGCTCGTTGCCGTTCGCCACCCCACCGGTGGAGCTGCCCTGGTGGGGGTTCGCGATCGGCTTCGCGGCGACCGAGTACTTCGTCATCCACCTCCACCTGCGGCGCGACGCCCACTCCCTGTCGCTGTCGGAGCTCCCCCTCCTGCTCGGCTACGGGTTCCTGGCCGCCCCAACACTGCTGCTGGCCAGGCTGCTGGGTGCCGCGTTCACGCTGGTCGTGTTGCGCCGCCAGGTGTCCGCGAAGCTGGCGTTCAACCTTTCGCTGTTCGCCCTCGAAGCCGTCGTCGGCCTGATCATCTTCCGCAGCATCCTGGGCGCCCACCCCCCGACGGACTCCCGGGCCTGGATCGCGGCCGGCGCGGCGACCCTGGCGACCGACGTCCTCGGCAGCGTCGCCATCTCCGCGGCCATCTGGTCGACCGAAGGGCGGGTGCAGCTCGGCATGTTGCGGGAGGTCGGTGTCATCGGCACCTTCCTGGCGCTGTGCAACGCCGCGGTGGGTGTCCTCGTGCTGTCGGTCCTGTGGACCTCCACGGAGGCGATCGTGCCGCTCGTGGCCGTCGCGGCGTTCATGTACATCGGCTACCGCGCCCACCTGATGCTGCGACAGCGTCATGCCAACCTGCAGATGCTGTACCGGTTCACCAGCGCCACCGCCCGGTCCGGAGACACCCGGGAAGCCGCGGCCGCGATGCTGGCGGAGGTCTGCGAGCTGCTGCGCTGCGAGGCGGCCGAGTTCGCGCTGGTCCAGCCCGACGGCCAGGTGGTGCTCCGCCTGCGCCTCCAGGACGACCGGCTCCTCGTGGACGACGACCTGCCGGCCGTCGACGTTGCGGAGATCCAGTGGTGCCTGTCCCAGACCGCCGGTGGGGCCGTCCGCTTCTCGGGCAGCTCGTTGCCCCCACCAGTTCGGGCACACATGGAGGGGCTGACCCTCAAGGACGTCATGCTGGCACCCATCGCCCTGGAGCTGGCCGAGTACCACGTCGGGATCGTGGTCGCGGCGAACCGGACGAGCGAGGTCAGCACGTTCGATGACGAGGATGTCGAGCTGTTCGAGGCCCTCGCCCGACACGCGGGCGTGGCGCTGGAGAACGGCCGACTCGTGGAACGCCTCCAGAGCGAGGCTGCCGAGAAGGCCCATCAGGCCAACCACGACAGCCTGACCGGCCTGCCCAACCGCAAGCTGTTCCAGGTCGAGCTCACCGCCGCGTGCCAGACGTCGCTGGACGACGGCACCGGCTTCGCCGTGCTGCTGCTGGACCTCGACAACTTCAAGGACGTCAACGACACCCTCGGCCATGCCACCGGTGACCTGCTGCTCCAGGAGGTCGCGCTGCGGCTCTCCGCGTCACTTCGGCCCGGCGACAGCGTGGCCCGGCTGGGCGGCGACGAGTTCGCGGTGCTGGTCCGAGACGTGGCACCCGATGCGGCGATGGTGGTCGCCGACCGGCTGATCCAGAAGCTCAACAGGCCGTGCGCCCTGGACGGCATCGCCGTCGACGTCCGGGCCAGCCTCGGCGTGGCGACCTGCCCCCAGCACGCCGGGGACCCCGACGAGCTGCTCCAGCGCGCCGACGTGGCGATGTACGCGGCCAAGCACGACGGCAGGGGACCGGTCATGTACGCCCCGGAGCTGGACGTCCACACCCACAGACGGCTGGCCCTCGCCGCCGAGCTGCGGACCGCGATCAGGGAACGGCGAATCGGCGTCGCCTACCAGCCCAAGGTGCGGTTGTCCGACGACGTCGTGGTCGGCGCCGAGGCGCTGGCCCGTTGGAACCACCCCGAGATGGGACAGATCGGCCCCGACGAGTTCATCCCCATCGCGGAGGAGACCGGCCTGATCCGTGAGCTGACGACCCATGTGCTGCACCGCGCCATCGAGGACGCGCAGGTCTGGCATGCCCGGGGTCACCTCATCAGCGTCGCCGTCAACATCTCCGCCCGCAGCGTGATCGACCAGGACTTCCCGGCGCACCTGACCGACCTGCTGCGGACCACCGGCATCGCCCCGCACCTGCTGACCCTCGAGGTCACCGAGTCCAGCATGATGACCGACCGCGAGCAGGCCGTCGCCAACCTGACGGCCATCGCGGCGCTCGGCGTGGAGCTGTCCATCGACGACTTCGGGACCGGGTTCTCGTCCATGGCGTACCTCAAGCGGCTGCCGCTGGACGAGATCAAGATCGATCAGGGCTTCATCCGGACCATGCTCGTGGACGAGAGCGACGCGGTGATCGTGCGCAGCATCCTCGACCTCGCCCACAACCTCGGGATGTCGACCGTCGCCGAAGGGGTCGAGGACACCGCGACCAGCGACGCGCTGCTGGCGCTCGGCTGTGGGGTCGCCCAGGGCTATCTGTGGTCCCGACCGGTGTCGGCCTCGGCGCTGCTGCAGCTGCTGGTCCACGAGGACCGGTCCGTCGTGCCGGTCAGCGCGGCTCGGCCCGTCGCCATCTGA
- the ffh gene encoding signal recognition particle protein: MFNALQERLDAVFDRFRGSKTLTEEQVGEGLREIRLALLEADVNFKVVKTFVGRIRERSIGAEVSEALNPGQQIIKIVNEELVTILGEQSAPLDLGSASPAVIMMAGLQGAGKTTASGKLAKLLKSKGRQPLLVACDLQRPAAVKQLKVLGERIDVPVYAPKLEGDPVEVAQNAIAEAKRLNCGVVIVDTAGRTNVDEEMMQQAADIKAAVNPVETLFVIDAMIGQEAVNVAKAFQEAVDFTGVILSKLDGDARGGAALSVAEVTGRPIKFASVGEKLDEFEAFHPDRMAGRILGMGDVLTLIEKAEEVYEEGQREEQAEKLMKGEFTLEDFLNQLQSVKQMGPIGKLLEMIPGMGKAMKDAQAEVDEDDLKRIEAIIQSMTLEERRNPKILNGKRKKRVAKGCGRSSQEINELLRSYEEMRKMMKNLGPMLGGMGMGGGGGGGMLGQAKAARQLQKAMAGGGEGDLMEQLAAMNAGDPMSGMPGMGGPSGGGGGPRRNKKVPKRKKKKR; this comes from the coding sequence ATGTTCAACGCACTCCAGGAACGCCTCGATGCCGTCTTCGACCGGTTCCGGGGCTCCAAGACCCTGACCGAGGAGCAGGTCGGCGAAGGCCTGCGCGAGATCCGCCTTGCCCTCCTCGAGGCCGACGTCAACTTCAAGGTCGTCAAGACCTTCGTCGGTCGTATCCGCGAACGCTCGATCGGCGCGGAGGTCTCGGAGGCGCTGAACCCGGGGCAGCAGATCATCAAGATCGTCAACGAGGAGCTCGTGACGATCCTGGGTGAGCAGTCGGCTCCCCTCGACCTCGGCTCGGCGTCGCCGGCCGTGATCATGATGGCGGGCCTGCAGGGCGCCGGAAAGACCACCGCGTCGGGCAAGCTGGCCAAGCTGCTGAAGTCCAAGGGCCGCCAGCCACTCCTCGTCGCCTGCGACCTGCAGCGTCCTGCCGCCGTCAAGCAGCTGAAGGTGCTGGGCGAGCGCATCGACGTGCCGGTGTACGCGCCCAAGCTCGAGGGCGACCCCGTCGAGGTGGCCCAGAACGCCATCGCCGAGGCCAAGCGCCTCAACTGCGGCGTGGTCATCGTCGACACGGCGGGTCGGACCAACGTCGACGAGGAGATGATGCAGCAGGCGGCCGACATCAAGGCCGCGGTCAACCCCGTCGAGACCCTCTTCGTCATCGACGCCATGATCGGCCAGGAGGCCGTCAACGTCGCCAAGGCCTTCCAGGAGGCCGTCGACTTCACCGGTGTCATCCTGTCCAAGCTCGACGGTGACGCCCGCGGTGGTGCCGCGCTGTCGGTGGCCGAGGTCACGGGACGGCCCATCAAGTTCGCCTCGGTGGGGGAGAAGCTCGACGAGTTCGAGGCCTTCCACCCCGACCGCATGGCCGGCCGCATCCTCGGCATGGGTGACGTCCTGACCCTCATCGAGAAGGCCGAGGAGGTCTACGAGGAGGGGCAGCGCGAGGAGCAGGCCGAGAAGCTGATGAAGGGTGAGTTCACCCTCGAGGACTTCCTCAACCAGCTGCAGTCGGTCAAGCAGATGGGCCCCATCGGCAAGCTGCTGGAGATGATCCCCGGCATGGGCAAGGCCATGAAGGACGCCCAGGCCGAGGTCGACGAGGACGACCTGAAGCGCATCGAGGCCATCATCCAGTCGATGACCCTCGAGGAACGACGCAACCCCAAGATCCTCAACGGCAAGCGCAAGAAGCGCGTCGCCAAGGGCTGTGGCCGCTCGTCCCAGGAGATCAACGAGCTGCTGCGCTCCTACGAGGAGATGCGCAAGATGATGAAGAACCTCGGGCCGATGCTCGGGGGCATGGGGATGGGCGGCGGCGGAGGCGGCGGCATGCTCGGCCAGGCCAAGGCCGCCCGCCAGCTGCAGAAGGCCATGGCCGGCGGCGGCGAGGGTGACCTCATGGAGCAGCTCGCCGCGATGAACGCCGGTGACCCGATGTCGGGCATGCCCGGCATGGGCGGCCCCAGCGGCGGGGGTGGCGGACCGCGCCGTAACAAGAAGGTCCCGAAGCGCAAGAAGAAGAAGCGCTAG
- a CDS encoding GNAT family N-acetyltransferase, which produces MTDDRPEDRPDHPDADGRPSRALLARRVVGFDEALHKRMATSTERLPFGSVRVTPDLPLVYSLSGMHIDRPVALSELRVAVDRWMGDLPNQGVWTTRAEVAWSLGGAMTEDGWTLSRVVFMVHDRTTEPTVSPLGFRTVDAEEYAVFTRPFVMEEEWGSPPVAEQMVRRDARLQARMDARFVLAPDDDAGCHVYRHGTTAQIEAVGVLTESRGRGLGAGLMAAAMRECADAETVFLIADADDWPKDWYARLGFGKVATGWEWNRKRDTEDATAEG; this is translated from the coding sequence GTGACCGACGACCGCCCCGAAGACCGTCCCGACCACCCCGACGCCGACGGCCGCCCGTCCCGTGCGCTGCTGGCCCGACGCGTGGTCGGCTTCGACGAGGCGCTGCACAAGCGCATGGCGACCTCGACCGAACGCCTGCCGTTCGGCTCGGTGCGCGTGACCCCGGACCTGCCGCTGGTCTACTCCCTCAGCGGCATGCACATCGACCGTCCCGTCGCGCTGAGCGAGCTACGCGTCGCGGTGGACCGCTGGATGGGCGACCTGCCCAACCAGGGCGTGTGGACGACCCGAGCAGAGGTTGCCTGGTCGCTCGGTGGGGCGATGACCGAGGACGGGTGGACCCTCAGCCGGGTCGTGTTCATGGTCCACGACCGCACGACCGAGCCGACGGTCTCCCCGCTGGGGTTCCGGACCGTCGACGCGGAGGAGTACGCGGTCTTCACCCGGCCCTTCGTGATGGAGGAGGAGTGGGGCAGCCCGCCGGTGGCCGAGCAGATGGTCCGTCGCGACGCCAGGCTGCAGGCCCGCATGGACGCGCGGTTCGTGCTGGCCCCCGACGACGACGCGGGCTGTCACGTGTACCGCCACGGCACGACCGCCCAGATCGAGGCGGTCGGGGTGCTGACCGAGTCACGTGGTCGGGGCCTCGGCGCCGGGCTGATGGCCGCGGCGATGCGCGAGTGCGCCGACGCCGAGACCGTGTTCCTCATCGCCGACGCCGATGACTGGCCCAAGGACTGGTACGCCCGCCTCGGCTTCGGGAAGGTGGCCACCGGCTGGGAGTGGAACCGCAAGCGCGACACCGAGGACGCCACGGCCGAGGGCTGA